A genomic window from Bubalus bubalis isolate 160015118507 breed Murrah chromosome X, NDDB_SH_1, whole genome shotgun sequence includes:
- the LOC102402504 gene encoding small integral membrane protein 10-like protein 2A: MAATAALSGVAVRLSRSATTRGSYGAFCKGLTRTLITFFDLAWRLRMNFPYFYIVASVILNVRLQVHI; encoded by the coding sequence ATGGCAGCAACAGCGGCCCTGTCGGGCGTAGCAGTGCGGCTGTCGCGCTCAGCCACGACCCGCGGCTCGTATGGCGCCTTCTGCAAGGGGCTCACGCGCACGCTGATCACCTTCTTCGACCTGGCCTGGCGTCTACGCATGAACTTCCCCTACTTCTACATCGTGGCTTCGGTGATTCTCAACGTCCGCCTGCAGGTACATATTTAG